A DNA window from Taeniopygia guttata chromosome 8, bTaeGut7.mat, whole genome shotgun sequence contains the following coding sequences:
- the MTF2 gene encoding metal-response element-binding transcription factor 2 isoform X3, with translation MVCTICQEEYSEAPNEMVICDKCGQGYHQLCHTPNIDSSVIESDDKWLCRQCVFATTTKRGGALKKGPNAKALQVMKQALPYNATDLEWDAGHKTNVQQCYCYCGGPGDWYLKMLQCCKCKQWFHEACVQCLQKPMLFGDRFYTFICSVCSSGPEYLKRLPLRWVDIAHLCLYNLSVIHKKKYFDSELELMAYINENWDRLHPGELADTPKSERYEHVLEALNDYKTMFMSGKEIKKKKHLFGLRIRVPPVPPNAALKADKEPEGTSHEFKIKGRKSSKPIPDVRELSNGIERKGKKKSVGRPPGPYTRKMIHKTPESSPLDNEPVPVIENPALELPCTVGKSDGTAHSSNTSDVESTGAASMKETTSSNISRHYSSLSDSRKRTRTGRTWPAAIPHLRRRGRFPRKALQTQNSEIVKDDESKEDYQYDELNTEILNNLADQELQLNHLKNSITSYFGAAGRIACGEKYRVLARRVTLDGKVQYLVEWEGATAS, from the exons ATGGTCTGTACAATATGTCAGGAAGAGTATTCAGAAGCACCAAATGAAATGGTTATATGTGATAAATGTGGGCAAG GTTACCATCAGCTGTGTCACACACCAAATATTGATTCCAGCGTGATTGAATCGGATGATAAATGGCTCTGTCGACAGTGTGTCTttgcaacaacaacaaag agaggtggtgcGCTTAAGAAAGGACCAAATGCTAAAGCACTGCAAGTCATGAAACAAGCGTTACCATATAATGCAACAGACCTTGAGTGGGATGCAGGTCATAAAACCAATGTCCAGCAGTGTTACTGCTACTGTGGAGGACCTGGAGA CTGGTATCTAAAGATGTTGCAGTGCTGCAAATGTAAACAGTGGTTTCATGAGGCTTGTGTGCAGTGCCTCCAAAAGCCAATGCTTTTTGGTGACAG gttttacACGTTCATTTGCTCAGTTTGCAGTTCTGGACCAGAATACCTCAAACGTTTACCCTTGAGATG GGTAGATATAGCACATCTATGCCTTTACAACCTAAGTGTTattcataaaaagaaatattttgattcgGAGCTTGAACTTATGGCCTACATTAATGAAAACTGGGATAGATTGCATCCTGGTGAG CTGGCAGACACACCAAAATCTGAAAGATATGAGCATGTCCTGGAGGCATTAAATGATTACAAGACTAT GTTTAtgtctggaaaagaaataaagaaaaaaaagcatttgtttgGCTTGAGAATCCgagtccctcctgtgccaccaAATGCTGCTTTAAAGGCTGATAAAGAACCAGAAGGAACTTCACATGAGTTCAAAATTAAAGGCAGAAAGTCATCTAAACCAATCCCTGATGTGAG GGAATTAAGTAATGGTAtagaaagaaaggggaaaaaaaaatcagtaggtCGTCCACCTGGTCCCTATACAAGAAAAATGATTCACAAAACTCCAGAGTCATCTCCTCTG GATAATGAACCAGTTCCAGTGATAGAGAATCCAGCCTTGGAATTACCCTGCACTGTTGg GAAATCTGATGGAACTGCACATTCATCCAATACCTCAGATGTGGAATCCACAGGTGCTGCCAGTATGAAAGAAACTACCTCATCTAACATTTCCAGACATTATAG tagttTATCTGACTCGAGAAAAAGGACTCGTACAGGAAGAACTTGGCCTGCTGCAATACCACATTTGAGGAGGAGAGGCCGCTTTCCACGAAAAGCACTCCAGACTCAAAATTCAGAAATTGTAAAAGATGATGAGAGCAAGGAAGATTACCAGTATGATGAACTCAATACAGAGATACTTAACAACTTAGCAGATCAGGAGTTACAGCTCAATCATCTGAAGAACTCCATCACTAGTTATTTTGGTGCAGCAGGTAGGATAGCTTGTGGGGAAAAATACCGTGTGTTGGCTCGTCGCGTGACACTTGATGGAAAGGTGCAGTATCTTGTGGAGTGGGAAGGAGCAACTGCATCCTGA
- the TMED5 gene encoding transmembrane emp24 domain-containing protein 5 — translation MGPRLLLVPLGCLAVLLPPPPGAAEFSPSLDSDFTFTLPAGRKECFYQPMRKEASLELEYQVLDGAGLDVDFHLLSPKGETLVFDERKSDGVHTVETEDGDYMFCFDNTFSTISEKVIFFELILDNMGEDGQDEEDWKKYVTGTDLLDMKLEDILESINSVKARLSKSVQIQTLLRAFEARDRNIQESNFDRVNFWSMVNLGVMVVVSAVQVYMLKSLFEDKRKSRT, via the exons ATGGGGCCgcggctgctgctggtgccgCTCGGGTGCCTCGCGGTGCTGCTGCCGCCTCCGCCCGGCGCCGCCGAGTTCAGCCCCTCCCTGGACAGCGACTTCACGTTCACGCTGCCCGCCGGCCGCAAGGAGTGCTTCTACCAGCCCATGCGCAAGGAGGCCTCGCTGGAGCTCGAGTACCAG GTTCTAGATGGAGCAGGATTAGATGTTGATTTTCATCTGCTCTCCCCAAAAGGTGAAACTCTAGTTTTTgatgaaagaaaatcagatgGAGTTCATAC TGTGGAAACAGAAGATGGAGATTACATGTTCTGCTTTGACAACACATTCAGTACCATTTCTGAAAAGGTGATTTTCTTTGAATTGATCCTGGATAATATGGGAGAAGATGGTCAGGATGAGGAAGACTGGAAGAAGTATGTTACAGGCACAGATCTCCTAGACATGAAGTTGGAAGATATTCTG GAATCCATCAACAGTGTCAAAGCCAGATTAAGCAAAAGTGTCCAGATTCAGACCCTGCTCAGAGCATTTGAGGCTCGTGACCGAAACATTCAAGAAAGCAACTTTGACAGAGTGAATTTCTGGTCCATGGTCAACTTGGGAGTAATGGTGGTGGTATCAGCTGTTCAGGTTTACATGTTGAAAAGTCTCTTTGAAGACAAGAGGAAAAGTAGAACTTAA